The following proteins are co-located in the Acidicapsa acidisoli genome:
- a CDS encoding tetratricopeptide repeat protein produces MRASANPTALLTVPLAALALIVCRSAASPAQMQMPACHAMPTQSDMVAPEKLPVPQKLTGIGNLHFPISSKNPETQAWFDQGINLVFDFWDYEANRAFEQAIRTDPSCAICHWALSESLGIHNKEVAGYAHDELTKAIALRNHADKREKTYIDAAQAESGSEDGSKDRSKAILRQLVHRYPKDLTARLLLAEALQDGYDRDTGKARPGTAEMITILQAILKEKPDDSAANHLWIHAVEASPHPEQALHSADVLADLAPNSGHMTHMPGHIFFRTGNYARAQVSFDLSTTVDETYMKTQHVAADDDWNYVHNLMYSIANLLEQGRMTDAAHVSEKLIDARGARASTLYPWSTRDSITRLNPLLPIALRTGDWSHVESLLATAKPPATLPNLQLLATSLTEFAQGMQSVTRKDLESAQKHSTELDAQLWRVSKQVDQEAAAEKIKPKETATPANQPQPTDPSLPTMLKNLSILSLELRASILIDTAKIPEAKALFEQARREEQDLGYREPPAFIQPVAEQEAEFLTAAKQNAEAEKAWKQALEDRPKSGFPLYGLAVLAEQSGDTAKTSAAYNEFLTAWKTADPQLPQIQHAQQWMMAHPNQALASATKPH; encoded by the coding sequence TTGCGCGCTTCCGCAAACCCCACAGCACTACTCACCGTTCCACTCGCCGCTCTGGCGCTCATCGTCTGTCGCAGCGCAGCCTCGCCCGCCCAGATGCAGATGCCCGCCTGCCACGCGATGCCGACCCAATCCGACATGGTTGCGCCAGAAAAACTCCCCGTCCCGCAAAAGCTTACCGGCATCGGCAACCTGCACTTCCCCATCAGCTCCAAAAACCCGGAAACCCAGGCATGGTTTGATCAGGGCATCAATCTTGTCTTCGATTTCTGGGACTACGAAGCCAACCGCGCCTTCGAACAAGCCATCCGCACCGACCCCAGCTGCGCCATCTGCCACTGGGCGCTCTCAGAATCCCTCGGCATCCACAACAAAGAGGTAGCAGGCTACGCCCACGACGAGCTAACCAAAGCCATCGCCCTCCGCAATCACGCCGACAAACGCGAAAAGACGTACATTGATGCAGCTCAGGCCGAATCCGGCTCAGAAGACGGCAGCAAAGATCGTTCCAAAGCAATCCTGCGCCAGCTCGTCCACAGATACCCCAAAGACCTCACTGCCCGCCTGCTCCTCGCCGAAGCCCTCCAGGACGGCTACGACCGCGACACCGGCAAAGCCCGCCCCGGCACCGCCGAAATGATCACGATCCTGCAAGCCATCCTGAAAGAAAAGCCCGACGACTCCGCCGCCAACCACCTCTGGATTCACGCCGTCGAAGCCAGCCCTCATCCCGAGCAGGCGCTGCACTCCGCCGACGTTCTCGCCGATCTCGCACCCAACTCCGGCCACATGACCCACATGCCCGGCCACATCTTCTTCCGCACCGGCAACTACGCCCGCGCCCAGGTCTCCTTCGACCTCTCCACCACCGTCGACGAAACCTACATGAAGACTCAGCACGTCGCCGCCGACGACGACTGGAACTACGTCCACAACCTCATGTACTCCATCGCCAACCTGCTCGAACAGGGCCGCATGACCGACGCCGCACACGTCTCCGAGAAGCTCATCGACGCCCGCGGAGCCCGCGCCTCGACGCTCTATCCCTGGTCCACCCGCGACTCCATCACGCGCCTCAATCCCCTGCTGCCCATCGCCCTTCGCACCGGCGACTGGTCCCACGTCGAGTCTCTCCTGGCAACCGCAAAGCCCCCGGCCACGCTGCCAAACCTGCAACTCCTCGCCACATCCCTTACCGAATTTGCCCAAGGCATGCAATCCGTAACCCGGAAAGACCTCGAATCGGCGCAGAAACACTCCACCGAACTCGACGCCCAGCTCTGGCGAGTCTCCAAACAAGTCGATCAGGAAGCGGCCGCAGAAAAGATCAAACCGAAAGAGACCGCAACTCCGGCCAATCAGCCGCAGCCGACAGACCCGAGCCTGCCCACCATGCTCAAGAACCTCTCCATCCTGTCGCTCGAACTCCGCGCTTCGATCCTCATCGACACCGCAAAGATCCCAGAAGCCAAAGCCCTCTTCGAACAAGCCCGCCGCGAAGAGCAGGACCTCGGCTACCGCGAGCCGCCAGCCTTCATCCAGCCGGTAGCCGAGCAGGAAGCCGAATTCCTCACCGCAGCCAAGCAGAATGCCGAAGCAGAAAAAGCCTGGAAGCAAGCCCTTGAAGACCGCCCCAAATCCGGCTTCCCGCTCTACGGCCTGGCGGTTCTGGCAGAGCAATCCGGCGACACCGCCAAAACTTCCGCCGCCTACAACGAATTCCTGACCGCCTGGAAGACCGCCGACCCGCAATTACCCCAGATCCAGCACGCCCAGCAATGGATGATGGCTCACCCCAACCAGGCCCTGGCCTCAGCCACAAAACCGCACTAA
- a CDS encoding rhomboid family intramembrane serine protease: MGSYPPSSGFSTHSPEILPPEGKDDAAQQEELRAVRERLPGQRSQAGPRSWAYAPATYLLVGINCLVYLGMVFSHVSFANPTVEDLVRWGANNSTAVLYYGEWWRVVTAMFVHVGILHLATNMWCLWNLGLLGEPLIGPFGVFAAYLLSGAAGNLLSVGWNALRHHDSVGAGASGAVFGIAGVLIVLLKSPRLPIPPKELSGLRRYVIYFAAINFVIGFGSMAVGSIVRIDNMAHLGGFLGGIIFALPLVPMLGSPKRLFLVRRRLAVGLLSAVLVFFGFYLSSVFPGSAWPIR, translated from the coding sequence ATGGGAAGTTATCCCCCTTCTTCTGGCTTTTCGACCCACTCGCCCGAGATTTTGCCGCCCGAGGGGAAGGACGACGCTGCGCAGCAAGAGGAATTGCGCGCAGTTCGCGAACGGTTGCCGGGGCAGCGTTCGCAGGCCGGACCGCGCTCGTGGGCTTACGCGCCTGCGACTTACCTGCTGGTCGGGATCAACTGCCTGGTCTATCTGGGGATGGTCTTTTCCCACGTATCGTTTGCCAATCCTACGGTAGAGGATCTGGTGCGCTGGGGGGCGAATAATTCTACTGCGGTCTTGTATTACGGCGAGTGGTGGCGAGTTGTCACTGCGATGTTCGTTCACGTCGGGATTTTGCATCTGGCGACAAATATGTGGTGTCTTTGGAATCTGGGATTGCTAGGCGAACCGCTGATTGGACCTTTTGGGGTGTTTGCCGCGTATCTCTTATCGGGGGCTGCGGGGAATTTGCTTTCCGTTGGGTGGAACGCGCTTCGTCATCATGATTCGGTTGGCGCGGGTGCTTCGGGCGCGGTTTTTGGGATTGCCGGGGTGTTGATCGTGCTGCTGAAATCGCCAAGGCTGCCGATTCCGCCGAAAGAACTGAGCGGATTGCGGCGATACGTGATTTACTTTGCTGCTATTAACTTCGTGATTGGCTTCGGAAGTATGGCGGTGGGCTCGATTGTGCGGATTGATAATATGGCGCATCTGGGCGGATTCCTGGGCGGAATCATCTTTGCGCTGCCGCTGGTGCCGATGCTGGGTTCGCCGAAGCGGTTGTTTCTGGTGCGCCGACGCCTGGCGGTTGGGCTACTGAGCGCGGTGCTGGTTTTCTTCGGGTTCTATCTCAGCTCGGTGTTTCCGGGGTCGGCGTGGCCGATACGATAA
- a CDS encoding TonB-dependent receptor gives MRLIRRVVSVCLAAGSVTGMAQQAAAQTAAPSTPSVATPSVPSAPVAVTAAGGTLHGVIKSGNIPLPGVAVTATNTLTGKKFATTTDITGAWSMTIPQNGRYVVRTEFAAFAPSSHEALLNANSHDQAVNFDLALASRAAQQDAREAQQGQTQQIAQAIRQLGANGAESLNLINSMAAGTDAAEGGTSAAGVALPGAAGSASFSADSVAVNGQSGQVNPLAGVDVDRLRDALETARAQGGLGGGLLGGGGFGGGGGGFGGGGGGFFGGRGNFRGFRADQPHGAIYWNGSNSGLNAEPYALRGQQADQPTYGSNQFGLTFMGQPFIPKVTKASGKDTIFLNFSGTRSSTPFDQYAVVPTVAERGSCANTILATQSAACNLLTFFPMPNLAQNDGTYNYYYASTAQSNTTQGGFRYMRAIGPNASLPTGGGRGGGGRRQSQNQGLRQSVNANFNYSDSASDNLNLFPELGGKTATHNYSLQTGYSLGYHRFNNNLTGGWNRTVGQVTNFFTDRQDIATQIGVLGPDGAPLSTSPLNYGVPDVVFSGTTGLNEQQPSFRLQQTISASDVLSYGHGKHNFRFGGDYRRVHQDILGSSNATGTFDFTGDTPEEAIANLANDQPAGSSIQASLSKSYLRQNVWDLYAQDDFRAFSYLTLNYGIRYEYFSPYAEKYNHLGELATDSGFTQVATVYPGCTGTFCGTVPRTMVFPFRTGFAPRVGVALRLPKSTVVRAGYAINFTNGQYSTFATALIHQPPYANVQTNTNPADITLENGFRTPEASQPPNYSVEPHYSLPYVQVWNVDVQKTFGMGVVLNVGYNGSMGTNLDVTSAPLPTGQANPFGLTNVLFKYEQSSAFSRFNDGTVRLRKRLSKGVSLGAYYQYSHSIDDAGSLGGTSTVVAQNWQDLAAEEGNSSIDQRHRLTGDYLFELPFGKDKAFLTGGGVASKILEGLSISGTFTFATGTPLTPSYQASATEILSNTAGSERPNLVPGQSLTAGGGSVLKWFNTSAYSALAPTNGIGNASRNSIPGPGTISNAMSLSKTEQLGDTRSFEIRATANNVFNTVQYSGVDTNVQSATFGQVTSTALMRAFTFKAQFRF, from the coding sequence ATGCGATTGATTCGTCGAGTAGTTTCCGTCTGCCTTGCGGCAGGATCGGTAACGGGGATGGCGCAGCAAGCCGCGGCGCAGACGGCGGCGCCGTCAACGCCGAGTGTTGCGACGCCATCGGTGCCATCCGCGCCTGTTGCGGTGACAGCGGCGGGAGGCACGCTGCATGGGGTGATCAAGTCGGGGAATATTCCTCTGCCGGGCGTTGCGGTGACTGCGACCAATACTTTGACAGGCAAGAAATTCGCAACGACCACGGATATTACCGGCGCGTGGTCGATGACGATTCCGCAGAATGGACGGTATGTGGTTCGGACGGAGTTTGCGGCATTTGCTCCGAGCTCACATGAGGCGCTGTTGAATGCCAACTCGCATGACCAGGCGGTGAATTTTGATCTTGCTCTGGCGTCGCGGGCGGCGCAGCAGGATGCGCGTGAGGCACAGCAGGGACAGACTCAGCAGATTGCGCAGGCGATTCGGCAACTGGGCGCGAATGGAGCCGAGAGCCTGAACCTGATCAACTCGATGGCCGCCGGGACGGATGCGGCGGAGGGCGGAACGAGCGCTGCGGGAGTGGCGCTGCCGGGTGCGGCGGGAAGCGCGAGCTTCAGTGCGGATTCGGTGGCGGTGAACGGGCAGTCGGGCCAGGTGAATCCACTTGCGGGCGTGGATGTGGACCGGCTTCGCGATGCGCTTGAGACGGCCCGGGCGCAGGGAGGGCTTGGCGGTGGACTCTTAGGTGGCGGCGGCTTTGGCGGTGGTGGCGGTGGATTTGGCGGTGGGGGTGGCGGATTTTTTGGCGGACGAGGGAATTTTCGCGGGTTTCGCGCGGATCAGCCGCATGGAGCGATTTACTGGAATGGCAGCAATTCGGGGCTGAATGCGGAACCGTATGCCTTGCGCGGACAGCAGGCCGATCAGCCGACGTATGGCTCGAATCAGTTCGGGTTGACGTTCATGGGCCAGCCGTTCATTCCGAAGGTCACCAAAGCGAGCGGGAAGGATACGATATTTCTCAACTTCTCGGGCACGCGGTCTTCGACGCCTTTCGATCAGTATGCGGTGGTGCCGACGGTGGCGGAACGGGGCTCGTGCGCGAATACGATTCTGGCAACGCAGTCGGCGGCGTGCAACCTGCTTACATTCTTTCCGATGCCGAACCTGGCGCAGAATGATGGGACTTATAACTACTACTACGCGTCAACGGCGCAATCGAATACGACTCAGGGTGGATTTCGCTATATGCGTGCGATTGGGCCGAATGCATCGCTGCCGACTGGCGGCGGGCGCGGCGGTGGCGGACGTCGCCAATCGCAGAACCAGGGTTTGCGGCAGAGCGTGAACGCCAATTTTAACTACAGCGACTCGGCCTCGGATAACCTGAACCTCTTTCCGGAACTGGGTGGTAAGACGGCTACTCATAACTATTCCTTGCAGACCGGTTACTCGCTGGGTTACCACAGATTTAATAACAACCTGACGGGCGGATGGAATCGCACCGTTGGTCAGGTGACGAATTTCTTCACCGACAGGCAGGATATCGCTACGCAAATTGGCGTTCTGGGGCCGGATGGAGCGCCGCTTAGCACCAGCCCTCTGAATTATGGCGTTCCGGATGTGGTGTTCAGTGGGACTACGGGGTTAAATGAGCAGCAGCCCAGCTTTCGCCTGCAGCAGACTATTTCGGCCTCAGATGTGCTGAGTTATGGGCATGGCAAGCATAACTTCCGGTTTGGCGGCGATTATCGGCGGGTGCATCAGGATATTCTGGGCAGTTCGAATGCTACCGGGACATTCGATTTTACGGGGGATACACCCGAAGAGGCTATTGCGAATCTGGCGAATGATCAACCGGCGGGAAGCTCAATACAGGCTTCGCTTTCGAAGAGCTACCTGCGTCAGAATGTCTGGGATTTGTATGCGCAGGATGACTTTCGCGCTTTCTCGTATCTGACTTTGAATTACGGCATTCGCTATGAGTATTTCTCGCCATACGCGGAGAAGTACAACCATCTGGGGGAACTGGCGACGGATAGCGGATTTACCCAGGTGGCGACAGTCTATCCAGGATGTACGGGGACTTTCTGCGGAACGGTGCCGAGGACGATGGTTTTCCCCTTCCGCACCGGGTTTGCTCCGAGGGTAGGAGTGGCGCTCCGGCTGCCTAAGTCGACGGTGGTGCGTGCGGGTTACGCGATCAACTTCACCAATGGACAGTACTCGACGTTTGCTACTGCGCTGATTCACCAGCCGCCGTATGCGAATGTGCAGACGAATACAAATCCTGCTGACATTACTTTAGAAAATGGCTTCCGGACGCCGGAGGCGAGTCAACCGCCTAACTACTCGGTTGAGCCGCATTACTCGCTGCCTTATGTGCAGGTCTGGAATGTCGATGTACAGAAGACCTTTGGGATGGGTGTTGTGCTGAATGTCGGGTACAACGGATCGATGGGTACGAATCTGGATGTTACAAGCGCTCCGCTTCCTACGGGGCAGGCGAACCCGTTCGGACTTACGAATGTGCTCTTCAAGTACGAACAGTCGTCGGCGTTCTCCAGGTTCAACGACGGTACGGTACGGTTGCGCAAGCGCTTGTCGAAGGGCGTTTCGCTGGGGGCGTATTACCAGTATTCGCACTCGATCGACGATGCGGGATCGCTGGGCGGCACGTCGACGGTGGTGGCGCAGAACTGGCAGGATCTGGCGGCGGAAGAGGGGAATTCGAGCATCGATCAACGGCATCGACTTACCGGCGACTATCTGTTTGAGCTGCCGTTTGGCAAGGACAAGGCTTTCCTGACGGGCGGGGGCGTGGCGTCGAAGATACTGGAGGGGCTTTCGATCTCCGGGACGTTTACGTTTGCTACCGGGACGCCATTGACGCCGAGTTATCAGGCTTCCGCAACGGAGATTTTGAGCAACACGGCAGGGTCGGAGAGGCCGAATCTTGTGCCTGGTCAGTCGCTGACGGCCGGCGGAGGCTCGGTGCTGAAGTGGTTCAATACCAGCGCTTACAGTGCCCTCGCTCCAACGAACGGGATCGGAAATGCGTCCCGTAATTCTATCCCGGGGCCGGGAACTATTTCGAATGCCATGTCGCTCTCGAAGACGGAGCAGTTGGGTGATACGAGGAGCTTTGAGATTCGGGCGACGGCAAACAATGTCTTCAATACTGTGCAGTATTCGGGCGTGGATACCAATGTGCAGTCTGCCACGTTTGGCCAGGTAACTTCGACTGCTCTGATGCGGGCGTTCACTTTTAAAGCCCAGTTCCGGTTCTAA
- a CDS encoding DUF5522 domain-containing protein gives MAAQSPKPETRIAPTPEPGEFYFDGPYIVFTEAYHLRRGWCCQSGCRHCPYGFKKEPDPAE, from the coding sequence ATGGCCGCGCAATCCCCAAAGCCCGAGACCCGCATCGCTCCCACCCCAGAGCCCGGTGAGTTCTACTTCGACGGCCCATACATCGTCTTCACCGAGGCCTATCACCTGCGCCGCGGATGGTGCTGCCAATCCGGCTGCCGTCACTGCCCCTACGGCTTCAAGAAAGAACCAGACCCCGCGGAATAA
- a CDS encoding GNAT family N-acetyltransferase: MSAPNAQSALLSRPGSHSVPQDFLHELTANSSATILAATQELLLEYGRFVASHPSVASFCFGTLEQEAAKLPQSYLDRGGGAIVAFSHSRPVGFVAWRSLAAPELASSWELKRLWIRPEARGSGIGRSLIQAVLDRARANGKSAILLDTAPDVMAAAHRLYLQFGFVECPPYSGPSLNGIIYMRKSL; encoded by the coding sequence ATGTCCGCTCCGAATGCCCAATCCGCCCTACTCAGCCGGCCCGGCTCTCACAGCGTGCCGCAAGACTTTCTTCACGAACTCACAGCTAACTCCTCCGCCACAATCCTGGCCGCCACGCAAGAACTGCTCCTCGAGTACGGGCGATTCGTAGCCTCGCACCCCAGCGTCGCCAGCTTCTGTTTCGGCACTCTGGAACAGGAGGCAGCGAAGTTGCCACAAAGTTATCTCGATCGAGGCGGCGGCGCAATCGTTGCGTTCTCGCACAGCCGACCAGTCGGCTTCGTCGCGTGGCGTTCGCTCGCCGCCCCGGAACTCGCGTCCTCCTGGGAACTGAAGCGTCTCTGGATTCGCCCTGAAGCACGTGGTTCCGGCATTGGCCGTTCTCTGATTCAGGCCGTGCTCGATCGCGCCCGCGCCAACGGAAAATCAGCCATCCTCCTCGACACCGCCCCCGATGTTATGGCCGCCGCGCACCGGCTTTACCTGCAATTCGGATTCGTCGAATGCCCGCCATACAGTGGCCCTTCCCTAAACGGGATCATCTACATGCGAAAGTCCCTATAA
- a CDS encoding VWA domain-containing protein has protein sequence MIQQVQRVSALGLALLLAMPVSAQQSANQDTGFVLRAESDLVLTNVVVRDAKTGEVVKGLKQSDFTILENGKPQQISDFDFESVDVAKPLNEATISGLASSVNGKTATSGVRPEDLKDHRLIVFFFDLTSMQPEDLDRSVDAAREFLKHKMQPADLVALVSLDTGLKVDQDFTSDKDLLASEIGMYNGTEGAAFAQGANANSNQVEDASGYTADESEYNDINTDRELYALRAISKSLERINQKKSLLYFSGGLSRDGIENQAALRSTINAAVRANLAIYSLDTRGLQAVTIGDASTGSLRGTSAYNGAGLQNSFNANFASQETLTSLSVDTGGKAFLDNNDFAPAFAQIQKDSSAYYVIGFHSTNPARDGKFRKLTVRVTRPGVKLEYRPGYYAPADFKHSGKEDRERELEDELASDLPATDVALYLDAYYFRLDENRFYVPVSLIVPGSQIPFVKGGDKDKATLDVIGEVIDEAKRPIGHVRETVKLSVDENQQVRQKNIQYSTNFSLPPGKYHLKFVVRENESGHMGSFETDITLPDMKKTPLKLSSILLASQRVPTKASNPLVHDGQQYVPNISHVFRQGQHLYLLYEVYSPAKVKPAVDASTGAATKVVKGSIDLMSSLELIQGSTKVFETPVVQATALNVAGRDAVAVQLDVPLDKLKAGSYIGQLNVVDDAGGSFAFPRFAVLVREDQVAPAGGPVAGQVTAPAQK, from the coding sequence GTGATTCAGCAGGTACAACGCGTTTCCGCTTTGGGGCTGGCACTGTTGCTGGCGATGCCTGTGTCTGCGCAACAGAGCGCTAATCAGGACACCGGCTTTGTTTTGAGGGCTGAGTCGGACCTTGTTCTGACCAATGTTGTTGTTCGGGATGCGAAGACAGGCGAGGTTGTGAAGGGGTTGAAGCAGAGCGACTTCACTATTTTGGAGAATGGCAAGCCGCAGCAAATTTCAGATTTTGATTTTGAGAGCGTGGATGTGGCCAAGCCGCTGAATGAGGCTACGATCAGCGGGCTGGCCTCTTCGGTCAATGGCAAGACTGCGACGAGTGGGGTTAGGCCGGAGGATCTGAAGGATCATCGGCTGATCGTGTTTTTCTTCGATCTGACTTCGATGCAGCCGGAGGATCTGGATCGCAGTGTGGATGCGGCGCGGGAGTTTTTGAAGCATAAGATGCAGCCTGCGGATCTGGTGGCGTTGGTGTCGCTGGATACCGGATTGAAGGTCGATCAGGACTTTACTTCGGACAAGGATCTGCTGGCGAGCGAGATCGGGATGTACAACGGGACCGAGGGCGCAGCGTTTGCGCAGGGCGCGAATGCTAACTCGAATCAAGTCGAGGACGCGAGCGGTTACACCGCGGATGAGTCGGAATATAACGATATCAATACAGATCGTGAGTTATATGCGCTGCGGGCTATCTCGAAGTCGCTGGAGAGGATCAACCAGAAGAAATCGCTGCTGTATTTCTCGGGCGGGCTGTCGCGGGACGGGATCGAGAATCAGGCGGCGCTGCGGTCGACGATCAATGCGGCGGTGCGGGCGAATCTGGCGATTTATAGCCTGGATACGCGGGGATTGCAGGCGGTTACGATAGGGGATGCGTCCACTGGGAGCTTGCGCGGGACGAGTGCGTATAACGGCGCGGGGCTTCAGAATAGCTTCAATGCCAACTTTGCTTCGCAGGAGACGCTGACGTCGCTGTCAGTAGATACGGGCGGTAAGGCATTTCTGGATAACAATGATTTTGCACCGGCCTTTGCGCAGATACAGAAGGACAGCTCGGCCTATTATGTGATTGGATTCCATTCGACGAACCCTGCGCGGGATGGGAAGTTTCGCAAGTTGACGGTGCGGGTGACTCGGCCAGGGGTGAAGCTGGAGTACCGGCCTGGGTATTATGCTCCGGCGGATTTCAAGCACTCTGGCAAAGAAGACAGGGAGCGCGAGCTGGAGGATGAGTTAGCCAGCGATTTGCCGGCTACGGACGTGGCGCTGTATCTGGATGCTTATTACTTCCGGCTGGATGAGAACCGGTTCTATGTGCCTGTTTCGCTGATTGTGCCGGGTTCCCAGATACCGTTTGTGAAGGGCGGAGATAAGGACAAGGCGACGCTGGATGTGATTGGAGAAGTGATCGACGAGGCGAAGCGGCCGATTGGGCATGTCCGCGAGACGGTGAAGCTTTCGGTGGATGAGAATCAGCAGGTGCGGCAGAAGAATATTCAGTACTCGACGAATTTCAGCCTGCCGCCTGGCAAGTATCACCTAAAGTTTGTCGTGCGCGAAAACGAGAGCGGACATATGGGCTCGTTTGAGACAGATATTACTTTGCCGGATATGAAGAAGACCCCGCTGAAGCTTAGTTCGATTTTGCTGGCGTCGCAGCGGGTGCCGACCAAGGCGAGCAATCCGCTGGTGCATGATGGTCAACAGTATGTGCCGAATATCAGCCATGTTTTCCGGCAGGGGCAGCATCTGTATCTGCTGTATGAGGTGTATAGTCCGGCGAAGGTGAAACCCGCAGTGGATGCTTCGACGGGGGCGGCGACGAAGGTGGTCAAGGGCAGCATAGATCTTATGAGCAGTCTGGAGCTGATTCAGGGTTCGACGAAGGTATTTGAGACGCCGGTGGTGCAGGCTACGGCGCTCAACGTGGCGGGGCGCGACGCGGTTGCCGTGCAACTGGATGTGCCGCTGGATAAGTTGAAGGCTGGCTCGTATATTGGCCAGTTGAATGTGGTGGATGATGCGGGCGGGAGCTTCGCTTTCCCGCGGTTTGCAGTGTTGGTGCGGGAGGATCAGGTAGCGCCTGCTGGGGGCCCGGTGGCGGGTCAGGTTACTGCTCCGGCGCAGAAATAG
- a CDS encoding aldo/keto reductase: MKQPTSADRRKFLKTGGAVAAGILASGAMPARASVTTLPALPVNARTQAEMPTRNLGKTGYKVGIFSLGGQAALERANNFDIAVPIIERALDLGVNYLDTSSIYGGPERWSEQYVGQVMKTRRQEAFVATKTKERTRDGSMRMIEKSLKLLNTDHVDLWQLHDVGLPEDVDAIFAKGGAMEALIEMHDQKVVRFLGVTGHYRPEALMDAVNRYPFDTILMAMNAADAHIHSFTDQLLPLVVEKQMGIIGMKVPARGRLLSSWTPPSLEQQQHSWEGSAIATSPGVMKMRDAMHFTLTHPVSTVIIGCDNIAQLEENVQIAREFTPLSQKQMAALNELAAPVAKQSLFFRFTDRSRG; encoded by the coding sequence GTGAAACAACCTACTTCCGCCGATCGTCGCAAGTTCCTCAAAACAGGCGGCGCTGTTGCCGCGGGTATCCTTGCTAGCGGCGCCATGCCAGCGCGGGCTTCCGTCACGACGTTGCCTGCTTTGCCAGTAAACGCACGGACGCAGGCAGAGATGCCGACCCGCAACCTAGGCAAGACCGGATACAAAGTTGGTATTTTCAGCCTGGGCGGGCAGGCGGCGCTGGAACGGGCTAATAATTTCGATATTGCGGTGCCGATTATTGAGCGGGCGCTTGATCTCGGCGTGAATTACCTCGATACTTCGTCAATTTATGGTGGCCCGGAGCGCTGGAGTGAGCAGTATGTGGGCCAGGTGATGAAGACGCGGCGTCAAGAGGCGTTTGTCGCGACCAAGACCAAGGAGCGGACGCGCGATGGCTCGATGCGCATGATCGAAAAGTCACTGAAGCTGCTCAATACGGATCATGTGGATCTATGGCAGTTGCATGATGTGGGTCTACCGGAGGATGTGGACGCGATCTTTGCCAAGGGCGGCGCGATGGAAGCGCTGATTGAGATGCACGACCAGAAGGTTGTGCGCTTTCTCGGTGTGACGGGGCACTATCGGCCTGAGGCGCTGATGGATGCGGTGAATCGTTACCCCTTCGACACGATTCTAATGGCTATGAACGCTGCGGATGCGCATATTCACAGTTTTACGGATCAACTGCTGCCGCTGGTGGTGGAAAAGCAGATGGGCATTATCGGGATGAAGGTTCCGGCGCGGGGAAGGCTGCTGTCGTCGTGGACTCCACCGTCGCTTGAGCAGCAGCAGCACTCGTGGGAGGGATCGGCGATTGCGACCAGTCCTGGGGTGATGAAGATGCGCGACGCGATGCACTTCACGCTGACGCATCCGGTGAGCACGGTGATTATCGGGTGCGACAACATTGCACAGCTCGAAGAGAATGTGCAGATTGCGCGGGAGTTTACGCCGCTTTCGCAGAAGCAGATGGCGGCACTCAACGAGCTTGCGGCTCCGGTCGCGAAGCAATCGTTGTTCTTCCGCTTTACCGATCGGAGCAGGGGTTAA
- a CDS encoding helix-turn-helix domain-containing protein: MKIGTTIRGHRLQKGLSQGDIEKKTGLLRCYLSRVENGHTIPSLDTLSKIAQALDLPIAQFFAEDSLNRELNTTKLSDEELRFLTQIRRYSTNLNESDRKLLLAMVKKFAATAVR; encoded by the coding sequence ATGAAAATCGGGACCACGATTCGCGGCCATCGTTTGCAAAAAGGCCTGTCACAAGGGGATATTGAGAAAAAAACGGGCCTGCTGCGCTGCTATCTCTCGCGGGTGGAAAACGGCCACACCATCCCGTCACTCGACACGCTTTCCAAGATCGCCCAAGCGCTCGACCTACCCATCGCACAGTTCTTTGCCGAGGATTCGCTCAATCGGGAACTAAACACCACCAAGCTCTCCGACGAAGAGTTGCGTTTCCTCACCCAGATTCGTCGATACTCGACGAATCTCAATGAAAGCGACCGAAAACTACTCCTCGCGATGGTTAAAAAATTCGCGGCGACAGCAGTGCGTTAG